In Plasmodium coatneyi strain Hackeri chromosome 5, complete sequence, a genomic segment contains:
- a CDS encoding Ribosome recycling factor has protein sequence MRKLLVEAARVGKPRDYYQLLLPLSVVPLITPLHVQKIPFGSKKQKEKVDKETKKLRKFLKISGAKNVQLEEAEEAKQRRWSDGEKDERERDATPMQLDYEEYDVKAQEIVKGFEKKMKKIYDNNLSVDFFNNMVIAKEKQNFNLSDLAQVVVKSSKVIYFFPYMASDAQRIIYHLKVKDNTWNPTMSNDGQHILLHIPPLTEDVKLKKRKEAKELLEKMKNDLRNLRHRMRDDIGRLLQGEEWKIVERNKLDGYIKGKVKAIEEIYAHYAG, from the coding sequence ATGAGGAAGCTCCTAGTGGAAGCAGCTCGGGTTGGCAAGCCTAGAGATTACTACCAGTTACTTCTCCCCCTCTCAGTTGTTCCTTTGATTACCCCACTCCATGTGCAAAAGATTCCATTTGGgagcaaaaagcaaaaagaaaaagtggacAAGGAGACGAAGAAGCTtcgcaaatttttaaaaatatctggtgcaaaaaatgtacagTTGGAAGAAGCAGAGGAAGCGAAACAGAGGCGGTGGAGTGATGGAGAGAAGGACGAACGAGAAAGAGATGCTACGCCGATGCAGTTAGACTACGAAGAATATGACGTGAAAGCACAAGAAATTGTAAAaggttttgaaaaaaaaatgaaaaaaatatatgacaaCAATTTAAGTGTCGacttttttaacaacatgGTTATCGCAAAAGAGAAGCAAAATTTTAACCTGTCCGATTTAGCCCAAGTGGTTGTAAAGTCTTCCAAGGTGATctactttttcccttatatGGCTAGCGACGCGCAGAGGATTATTTACCATTTGAAAGTCAAGGATAATACATGGAACCCTACTATGTCTAACGACGGGCAACACATTTTGTTGCATATCCCTCCACTGACGGAGGAtgtaaaattgaagaagaggaaagaagcCAAGGAactgttggaaaaaatgaaaaatgacCTGCGGAATCTGCGGCACAGGATGCGTGACGACATTGGCAGGCTCCTCCAGGGCGAGGAGTGGAAGATCGTCGAGCGGAACAAGCTGGACGGATACATAAAGGGGAAGGTCAAGGCGATCGAGGAAATATACGCCCACTACGCGGGGTGA